In the Candidatus Electrothrix sp. GW3-4 genome, one interval contains:
- a CDS encoding transposase: MSIGLCPIVSKKRRLGVEISQWHMVGPKLTALIVCLSKRMRLSRRRIREFLQDWLRLDLGIGTINQCIHEAGRAVSPLTEEFLEEVRESLILFVDETSWKEWGKKQWLWVFTSLKVTFYIIGFRSRKVLDYVLGQTFKGLLMTDGYKAYRTFLNRLRCWAHLLRKTKGLKQSLSDDPRTFGTEAHEVLTELMDVIYKAREGPPTDLLPVYREFLGEFKECCMKYRDSTHKKHASWPENFSTTGTLFFMCCRIRRGP, from the coding sequence ATGTCAATCGGCTTATGCCCCATCGTCTCGAAAAAACGAAGACTGGGGGTTGAAATAAGCCAATGGCACATGGTCGGCCCAAAATTGACCGCTCTGATCGTGTGCCTCTCCAAGCGCATGCGCCTTTCTCGCCGCCGCATCCGGGAATTTCTGCAAGATTGGCTGCGATTGGATTTGGGCATCGGCACGATCAATCAATGTATCCATGAAGCTGGCCGCGCCGTTTCTCCCCTTACCGAGGAGTTTCTTGAGGAGGTGCGTGAATCACTGATCTTGTTCGTGGATGAGACATCCTGGAAGGAGTGGGGCAAGAAACAGTGGTTATGGGTCTTTACCTCGCTGAAAGTCACCTTTTACATCATTGGCTTTCGCAGCCGGAAAGTACTTGATTATGTGCTGGGCCAAACCTTTAAGGGGTTGCTGATGACCGACGGCTACAAGGCCTATCGTACATTCCTCAACAGGCTCCGCTGCTGGGCGCATTTACTGCGCAAGACAAAAGGCTTGAAACAGAGCTTGAGCGATGATCCCCGCACATTCGGCACCGAGGCCCACGAGGTGCTCACCGAGTTGATGGATGTAATTTACAAGGCTCGCGAGGGACCACCCACGGACCTTTTGCCAGTATACAGAGAATTCCTGGGCGAATTTAAGGAATGCTGCATGAAATATCGGGATTCAACGCATAAAAAACACGCGAGCTGGCCAGAGAATTTCTCAACGACTGGGACACTATTTTTCATGTGTTGTCGAATCCGACGTGGCCCCTGA
- a CDS encoding glycogen synthase → MYIVMVSSECAPVAKVGGLADVVFGLSRELSLRGNAVEIILPKYDCMRYDHIWGLQVTYPDLWVPWFNYSVHCTVYFGFVHGLKCFFIEPHSEDNFFNRGAYYGFPDEALRMAFFTKASMEFLLKTNKRPDIIHSHDWQTALSPVLLYELYRHKGMDNCRAMHTIHNFKHQGVAGENILWFTGLGRPDYYYDLARLKDDFNPSAINFTKGAIVYANFTSTVSPRYAWEVKHTDQGYGLGHILHVHQQKFGGILNGLDYDMWNPETDPHIPAPYQSKTIEKKYRNKEELRERLWLAKSYKPLIAYVGRLDGQKGVHLIRHALLYAINHGAQFVLLGSSPEAGINNEFWDLKHALNDNPDCHLEIGYNEELAHLIYAGADMIVVPSIFEPCGLTQVIALRYGTVPIVRAVGGLMDTVFDRDYSNKPEEERNGYVFHEADFQGIESALSRAIGLWNHYPEEFNKLMLHGLAYDYSWNNPGQDYLNVYEWIRHK, encoded by the coding sequence ATGTATATAGTAATGGTCTCTTCAGAATGTGCGCCGGTTGCCAAAGTCGGAGGCCTGGCTGATGTCGTCTTCGGGTTAAGCAGGGAATTGTCCCTTCGCGGTAATGCAGTGGAGATCATTCTGCCGAAATATGACTGCATGCGCTACGATCATATCTGGGGACTGCAGGTAACCTACCCCGACCTGTGGGTGCCCTGGTTTAACTATTCCGTTCACTGTACCGTCTATTTTGGCTTTGTCCATGGGCTGAAATGTTTTTTCATCGAACCACATTCAGAGGATAATTTTTTCAATCGGGGCGCCTATTACGGTTTTCCAGATGAAGCCCTGCGCATGGCCTTTTTTACCAAGGCGAGCATGGAGTTTCTGCTGAAGACGAACAAACGGCCTGACATCATCCATTCCCATGACTGGCAAACCGCGTTAAGCCCGGTCCTGCTCTATGAACTCTACAGACATAAGGGTATGGACAACTGCCGGGCCATGCATACCATTCATAACTTCAAACACCAGGGGGTAGCCGGTGAAAATATTCTCTGGTTTACCGGCCTGGGGAGGCCAGACTATTATTATGATCTGGCACGACTCAAAGATGATTTCAATCCGAGCGCGATCAATTTCACCAAAGGGGCCATCGTCTATGCCAATTTTACCTCCACGGTCTCACCAAGATACGCCTGGGAGGTCAAGCACACCGACCAGGGCTATGGCCTGGGACACATCCTGCATGTCCATCAGCAGAAGTTTGGCGGTATCCTGAACGGCCTTGACTACGATATGTGGAATCCAGAAACAGATCCACATATTCCGGCACCCTACCAAAGCAAGACCATTGAAAAAAAATATCGCAACAAAGAGGAACTGCGGGAACGACTGTGGTTGGCCAAATCATACAAACCGCTGATCGCCTATGTCGGCCGGCTCGACGGCCAAAAAGGCGTCCACCTGATCAGGCACGCCCTGCTCTATGCCATCAATCATGGTGCCCAGTTTGTCCTGCTTGGCTCCAGTCCTGAAGCCGGTATCAACAACGAGTTCTGGGACCTCAAACACGCCCTCAACGATAACCCTGACTGTCATCTTGAGATCGGCTATAACGAAGAACTCGCCCACCTCATCTATGCTGGGGCCGATATGATCGTGGTCCCCAGTATCTTTGAACCCTGCGGTCTGACCCAGGTCATTGCCCTGCGTTACGGCACTGTTCCCATTGTCAGAGCAGTTGGCGGGCTGATGGATACGGTTTTTGACCGTGACTATTCAAACAAACCTGAAGAAGAACGCAATGGCTATGTCTTCCATGAGGCCGATTTTCAAGGCATAGAATCGGCACTTTCCCGTGCCATCGGGCTCTGGAACCATTACCCGGAAGAGTTCAACAAACTGATGTTGCATGGTCTTGCGTATGATTATTCCTGGAATAATCCTGGCCAGGACTACCTGAATGTCTATGAATGGATTCGTCATAAATAA
- a CDS encoding pilin, translated as MSKVPIVRNSKMVGSMQGFTLIELMIVIAIMGILSTIAIPSYQDRVIRAQLTEAFNMAEFAQQGIEEYYKEIQQLPVNNVAAGLPPAEKIVGNYVTSLTVDQGGVINISLGNRANKNIVGKMVSLRPAIVEDEPTVPIAWVGGYASVPEKMTVQGENKTNVLLRHLPMSYRY; from the coding sequence ATGAGCAAAGTACCGATTGTCAGAAATAGCAAAATGGTCGGAAGCATGCAGGGATTCACCTTGATAGAGCTGATGATTGTCATCGCAATCATGGGTATTCTCTCTACCATCGCTATCCCATCGTATCAGGACCGGGTGATCAGAGCGCAGCTGACCGAGGCGTTCAATATGGCAGAATTCGCTCAACAGGGCATAGAGGAGTATTACAAGGAAATACAGCAGCTGCCGGTGAACAATGTCGCCGCAGGCCTGCCTCCAGCAGAAAAAATTGTCGGTAATTATGTGACCAGTCTGACAGTTGACCAAGGCGGCGTGATCAATATCAGCCTTGGAAATAGAGCAAATAAAAACATTGTCGGCAAGATGGTCAGTCTGCGTCCCGCTATTGTTGAAGATGAACCGACAGTGCCGATTGCCTGGGTGGGCGGCTATGCTTCAGTGCCGGAAAAAATGACTGTGCAGGGAGAAAACAAAACAAATGTTCTACTCCGCCACCTGCCGATGAGCTACCGTTATTAA
- a CDS encoding DUF6444 domain-containing protein, whose translation MHLSREELLKIDKQFIDTLPGKNAKELCLLFLDDLKELHERMGQNSENSSMPPSSNFPWARFDPDGQADEE comes from the coding sequence ATGCACCTGTCCAGAGAAGAGTTGCTAAAAATAGATAAGCAGTTTATTGACACCTTGCCCGGTAAGAATGCAAAGGAGCTGTGCCTGCTCTTTCTTGATGACCTCAAAGAACTTCATGAACGGATGGGTCAAAATTCCGAAAACAGCTCCATGCCTCCCAGCTCAAACTTTCCCTGGGCCCGGTTCGATCCCGACGGTCAAGCCGACGAGGAGTAA
- a CDS encoding IS66 family transposase, whose product MHLSREELLKIDKQFIDTLPGKSAKELCLLFLDDLKELHERLGQNSENSSMPPSSNFPWARFDADAQADEEEPDEEQVEATHIELDDSDEESVEHDEDADKSDQQDSPKNIDDRPKGNKPGKQPGTTGHGRTQKLPVHDTIIHKADTCLACNLELDETCDFIARTGHYVVDIEVGDATGPGIEVINTKHIYGDTTCGGCGHVNRLMPHRLEKNEDWGVEISQWHMVGPKLTALIVCLSKRMRLSRRRIREFLQDWLRLDLGIGTINQCIHEAGRAVSPLTEEFLEEVRESLILFVDETSWKEWGKKQWLWVFTSLKVTFYIIGFRSRKVLDYVLGQTFKGLLMTDGYKAYRTFLNRLRCWAHLLRKTKGLKQSLSDDPRTFGTEAHEVLTELMDVIYKAREGPPTDLLPVYREFLGEFKECCMKYRDSTHKKTRELAREFLNDWDTIFHVLSNPTWPLTNNEAEQALRHWVIARKLSHGTRNDQGSRVFAILASVIDTCRKRNACPWKYLAEVITARRQGLDVPPLPLAA is encoded by the coding sequence ATGCACCTGTCCAGAGAAGAGTTGCTAAAAATAGATAAGCAGTTTATTGACACCTTGCCCGGTAAGAGTGCAAAGGAGCTGTGCCTGCTCTTTCTTGATGACCTCAAAGAACTTCACGAACGGCTGGGTCAAAATTCCGAAAACAGCTCCATGCCTCCCAGCTCAAATTTCCCCTGGGCCCGGTTTGATGCCGACGCTCAAGCCGACGAGGAGGAACCGGATGAAGAGCAAGTCGAAGCCACGCACATAGAACTCGACGATTCTGACGAGGAGTCCGTCGAGCATGATGAAGATGCGGACAAGTCCGACCAGCAGGATTCCCCCAAAAATATTGATGATCGCCCCAAGGGCAACAAACCCGGCAAGCAACCCGGCACCACCGGGCATGGTCGAACGCAAAAACTTCCCGTACACGACACCATCATTCACAAAGCAGACACCTGCTTGGCTTGTAACCTTGAGCTGGACGAAACATGCGACTTCATCGCTCGCACCGGTCATTATGTCGTTGATATTGAGGTGGGCGATGCCACCGGCCCGGGAATAGAGGTGATCAACACCAAGCATATCTACGGAGACACGACGTGCGGCGGCTGTGGTCATGTCAATCGGCTTATGCCCCATCGTCTCGAAAAAAACGAAGACTGGGGGGTTGAAATAAGCCAATGGCACATGGTCGGCCCAAAATTGACCGCTCTGATCGTGTGCCTCTCCAAGCGCATGCGCCTTTCTCGCCGCCGCATCCGGGAATTTCTGCAAGATTGGCTGCGATTGGATTTGGGCATCGGCACGATCAATCAATGTATCCATGAAGCTGGCCGCGCCGTTTCTCCCCTTACCGAGGAGTTTCTTGAGGAGGTGCGTGAATCACTGATCTTGTTCGTGGATGAGACATCCTGGAAGGAGTGGGGCAAGAAACAGTGGTTATGGGTCTTTACCTCGCTGAAAGTCACCTTTTACATCATTGGCTTTCGCAGCCGGAAAGTACTTGATTATGTGCTGGGCCAAACCTTTAAGGGGTTGCTGATGACCGACGGCTACAAGGCCTATCGTACATTCCTCAACAGGCTCCGCTGCTGGGCGCATTTACTGCGCAAGACAAAAGGCTTGAAACAGAGCTTGAGCGATGATCCCCGCACATTCGGCACCGAGGCCCACGAGGTGCTCACCGAGTTGATGGATGTAATTTACAAGGCTCGCGAGGGACCACCCACGGACCTTTTGCCAGTATACAGAGAATTCCTGGGCGAATTTAAGGAATGCTGCATGAAATATCGGGATTCAACGCATAAAAAAACACGCGAGCTGGCCAGAGAATTTCTCAACGACTGGGACACTATTTTTCATGTGTTGTCGAATCCGACGTGGCCCCTGACCAATAATGAGGCGGAGCAAGCGCTACGTCATTGGGTTATTGCGCGCAAACTAAGCCACGGTACCCGTAATGATCAAGGCAGTCGTGTGTTCGCCATACTTGCAAGTGTGATTGATACGTGTAGGAAGCGCAACGCCTGTCCGTGGAAATATCTCGCCGAGGTTATCACGGCTCGGCGTCAGGGGCTGGATGTACCTCCTCTGCCTCTTGCTGCGTAA
- a CDS encoding type II secretion system F family protein — MNGYIILFQKTAERLPVIGPLLRNIAAVQFAQYFSLLTATGFSFKESLEVAADSVMNPRCSTLLKRLARKTAGIADLAAQMRQSRLFPEILIQTAAVAKTEEQLGTAMGEAASFYSRNISKVATKKTGMLDILVLLTLQS; from the coding sequence GTGAACGGTTACATAATTTTGTTTCAAAAGACAGCCGAAAGACTGCCGGTGATCGGCCCCTTGCTGCGCAATATAGCGGCAGTCCAGTTTGCCCAATATTTTTCTCTGCTGACAGCCACAGGCTTTTCCTTTAAAGAATCTCTTGAAGTTGCTGCCGATTCTGTCATGAACCCGCGTTGTTCAACCCTACTCAAACGGCTCGCCAGAAAGACGGCAGGTATTGCCGACCTGGCAGCACAGATGAGGCAAAGTCGCCTGTTCCCGGAAATACTGATCCAAACAGCGGCAGTAGCCAAGACAGAAGAACAGCTTGGTACAGCAATGGGCGAAGCGGCGTCCTTTTACAGCAGAAATATCAGCAAAGTCGCCACAAAAAAAACGGGTATGCTGGATATACTCGTATTACTTACTCTACAGTCGTAA
- a CDS encoding type II toxin-antitoxin system HigB family toxin — MHVISRKPFNDAAKKYPNNAGAIDALYKTLRNGSFESPAALRELFPSLDNFKYKDKWWIIDIGGNNLRLIAFIEFRDNRMYVKHIVPHSEYDKLCKKYAKEAD; from the coding sequence ATGCATGTAATTTCCCGCAAACCGTTTAATGATGCAGCTAAAAAATACCCGAACAATGCCGGTGCCATTGATGCCCTGTATAAAACTTTAAGAAACGGCTCGTTTGAATCTCCTGCCGCCCTTCGGGAATTATTCCCCAGCCTGGACAACTTCAAGTATAAAGACAAGTGGTGGATCATTGATATAGGTGGCAACAACTTGAGACTTATAGCTTTCATTGAGTTTCGAGATAATCGGATGTACGTGAAACACATCGTGCCGCACAGCGAATACGACAAGCTCTGTAAAAAATATGCCAAGGAGGCTGACTGA
- a CDS encoding nucleotidyltransferase family protein, protein MKTDLPAIRKKLAQRLPLLTAQYKIKSLALFGSYVRHEQNDASDLDILIEYQEIPDLISYIELENSMSDLLGIKVDLVMKDDLKPRIAKRILAEAVQV, encoded by the coding sequence ATGAAAACCGATCTTCCTGCAATCAGAAAAAAATTGGCACAGCGTCTTCCCTTGCTGACAGCGCAATACAAAATTAAATCGCTGGCGCTGTTCGGTTCTTACGTCCGCCACGAGCAGAACGATGCCAGCGACTTGGATATCCTGATAGAATATCAGGAAATTCCTGACCTGATCAGCTATATCGAGCTTGAAAACAGTATGTCCGATCTTCTGGGCATCAAGGTCGATCTGGTTATGAAAGACGACCTGAAACCGAGAATTGCCAAGCGCATCCTGGCGGAAGCAGTGCAGGTATGA
- a CDS encoding transposase — protein MSNPTWPLTNNEAEQALRHWVIARKLSHGTRNDQGSRVFAILASVIDTCRKRNACPWKYLAEVITARRQGLDVPPLPLAA, from the coding sequence TTGTCGAATCCGACGTGGCCCCTGACCAATAATGAGGCGGAGCAAGCGCTACGTCATTGGGTTATTGCGCGCAAACTAAGCCACGGTACCCGTAATGATCAAGGCAGTCGTGTGTTCGCCATACTTGCAAGTGTGATTGATACGTGTAGGAAGCGCAACGCCTGTCCGTGGAAATATCTCGCCGAGGTTATCACGGCTCGGCGTCAGGGGCTGGATGTACCTCCTCTGCCTCTTGCTGCGTAA
- a CDS encoding IS66 family transposase, producing MNGYDEEEPDEEQVEATHIELDDSDEESVEHDEDADKSDQQDSPKNIDDRPKGNKPGKQPGATGHGRTQKLPVHDTIIHKADTCLACNLELDETCDFTARTGHYVVDIEVGDDTGPGIEVINTKHIYGDTTCGGCGHVNRLMPHRLEKNEDWGVEISQWHMVGPTLVALIVCLSKRMRLSRRRIREFLRDWLRLDLGIGTINQCIHEAGRAASPLTDEFLEEVRESLILFVDETSWKEWGKKQWLWVFTSLKVTFYIIGFRSQKVLDYVLGQTFKGLLMTDGYKAYRKFLNRLRCWAHLLRKTKGLKQSLSDDPRTFGTEAHDVLTELMDAIYKAREGPPTDLLPIYREFLAEFKECCLKYRDSTHKKTRELAREFLNDWDTIFHVLSNPTWPLTNNEAEQALRHWVIARKLSHGTRNDQGSRVFAILASVIDTCRKRNACPWKYLAEVITARRQGLDVPPLPLAA from the coding sequence GTGAACGGTTACGACGAGGAGGAACCGGATGAAGAGCAAGTTGAAGCCACGCACATAGAACTCGACGATTCTGACGAGGAGTCCGTCGAGCATGATGAAGATGCGGACAAGTCCGACCAGCAGGATTCCCCCAAAAATATTGATGATCGCCCCAAGGGCAACAAACCCGGCAAGCAACCCGGTGCCACCGGGCATGGTCGAACGCAAAAACTTCCCGTACACGACACCATCATTCACAAAGCAGACACCTGCTTGGCTTGTAACCTTGAGCTGGACGAAACATGCGACTTCACCGCTCGCACAGGTCATTATGTCGTTGATATTGAGGTAGGCGATGACACCGGCCCGGGAATAGAGGTGATCAACACCAAGCATATCTACGGAGACACGACGTGCGGCGGCTGTGGTCATGTCAATCGGCTTATGCCCCATCGTCTCGAAAAAAACGAAGACTGGGGGGTTGAAATAAGCCAATGGCACATGGTCGGCCCGACATTAGTCGCTCTGATCGTGTGCCTCTCCAAGCGCATGCGCCTCTCTCGCCGCCGCATCCGGGAGTTTTTGCGTGATTGGCTGCGATTGGATTTGGGCATCGGTACGATCAATCAATGTATCCATGAAGCTGGCCGCGCCGCTTCTCCCCTTACCGATGAGTTTCTTGAGGAGGTGCGTGAATCACTGATCCTGTTCGTGGATGAGACATCCTGGAAGGAGTGGGGCAAGAAACAGTGGTTATGGGTTTTTACCTCGCTGAAAGTCACCTTTTACATCATTGGCTTTCGCAGCCAGAAAGTACTTGATTATGTGCTCGGGCAAACCTTTAAGGGGTTGCTGATGACCGACGGCTACAAGGCCTATCGTAAATTCCTCAACAGGCTCCGTTGCTGGGCGCATTTACTGCGCAAGACAAAAGGTTTGAAACAGAGCTTGAGTGATGATCCCCGTACATTCGGCACCGAGGCCCACGACGTGCTCACCGAGCTGATGGATGCGATTTACAAGGCTCGTGAGGGGCCGCCCACGGACCTTTTGCCAATATACAGAGAATTCCTGGCCGAATTCAAGGAATGCTGCCTGAAATATCGGGATTCAACGCATAAAAAAACACGCGAGCTGGCCAGAGAATTTCTCAACGACTGGGACACTATTTTTCATGTGTTGTCGAATCCGACGTGGCCCCTGACCAATAATGAGGCGGAGCAAGCGCTACGTCATTGGGTTATTGCGCGCAAATTAAGCCACGGTACCCGTAATGATCAAGGCAGTCGTGTGTTCGCCATACTTGCAAGTGTGATTGATACGTGTAGGAAGCGCAACGCCTGTCCGTGGAAATATCTCGCTGAGGTCATCACGGCTCGGCGCCAGGGTCTGGATGTGCCTCCTCTGCCTCTTGCTGCGTAA